A genome region from Lucilia cuprina isolate Lc7/37 chromosome 3, ASM2204524v1, whole genome shotgun sequence includes the following:
- the LOC111676581 gene encoding E3 ubiquitin-protein ligase trul-1-like — MSILNVVCPICTEVFKNADDIYSTSCGHIFHFSCMQDWMRRSTSCPKCRQYNPTTYKLYLSFDDSEESLQKFQEIELKLKSSNEKNAQLLDQINETEFNFLHLQEQFTASEREKRELEDKIRQIGDSDQNFLHLQGQYTESSELVKHLQEQIQLLKINNESKSIELNLKNMEIDSLKAGLQPEKSPFNDSIMNDKIRVLEQKLKHISAEFEKEIAISTQLSIDKMKLESYIKHLKSADGNTKNILKQTHEDLSMKRDNQKSVNLKNDLLKSNSNQKSNNSDTYVFIKDLPLDQLLIPFENIIIRLASKMSLNISADDLVKVDIVDNNKQTSSNAQLVVQFKSKSLKNNFLANKHLLKNDPSTSSIIVGEYMDDQLHALLMYAKEKLRNNGYKYVFYKNNQIFAKKHRSHPKVIRIHNKDQVDSLQNKGKNYESGANAPPAIVTECKIDENYYQI; from the exons ATGTCGATACTAAATGTGGTATGTCCAATATGTacagaagtttttaaaaatgcagATGATATTTATAGCACCAGTTGTGGACATATTTTCCACTTTTCCTGTATGCAAGACTGGATGAGGCG atCAACAAGTTGTCCCAAATGCCGTCAATACAATCCAACAACCTATAAACTGTATTTAAGTTTCGACGATTCAGAAGaaagtttgcaaaaatttcaagaaattgaattgaaattaaaaagttcaaatgaaaaaaatgcacAGCTTTTAGACCAAATAAATGAAACTGAATTTAATTTCCTACATCTGCAGGAGCAGTTCACTGCTTCCGAACGTGAAAAGAGAGAGCTTGAGGATAAAATCAGGCAAATTGGTGATAGTGATCAAAACTTCTTACATCTTCAAGGGCAGTATACTGAGTCTTCAGAACTAGTTAAACATCTTCAAGAACAGatacaacttttaaaaattaataatgaaagCAAATCAATAGAACTAAACCTAAAAAACATGGAAATTGACTCATTGAAAGCAGGCTTACAGCCAGAGAAGAGCCCTTTTAATGATAGTATTATGAATGATAAAATAAGAGTTTTAGAGCAGAAATTAAAACACATTTCAGCAGAGTTTGAAAAAGAAATAGCTATTAGTACTCAACTATCGATAGATAAAATGAAATTGGAAAGTTACATTAAGCATCTCAAGTCAGCAGATGGcaatacaaaaaacattttaaagcaaaCCCATGAAGATTTGTCCATGAAACGAGATAATCAAAAAAgtgtaaaccttaaaaatgatttgttaaaaagtaaCTCCAATCAAAAAAGCAATAACAGCGatacatatgtttttataaaagatttgcCGTTAGATCAACTTTTAATaccttttgaaaatataatcatTAGACTAGCTTCGAAGATGTCTCTTAACATCTCGGCAGATGATTTGGTTAAAGTAGATATTGTGGATAATAATAAGCAAACATCTTCTAATGCCCAGTTAGTAGTTCAATTTAAAAGCAAATCcctgaaaaataattttctagcaAATAAACATCTTTTGAAAAATGATCCCTCTACTAGTTCCATTATAGTTGGTGAGTATATGGATGATCAACTTCATGCCCTACTTATGTATGCCAAGGAAAAGCTCAGAAATAATGgatacaaatatgttttttataaaaataatcaaatttttgcAAAGAAACATCGTAGTCATCCTAAAGTGATACGCATTCATAACAAAGACCAAGTGGACAGTTtacaaaataaaggaaaaaattatGAATCAGGTGCGAATGCTCCGCCTGCTATTGTAACAGAATGTAAAATTGATGAAAATTACTATCAAATTTAA